In a single window of the Pedococcus dokdonensis genome:
- a CDS encoding LamG domain-containing protein → MGRTGALRTGLTVITIVACGAAVLGSAGTTAAAPLAAGRAAYAPVATATAVTPEAAAMQEARRSGRPVEVTELTTEHRKVLADPATGQFEAKLNAFPVRTKRTGTWKDIDLTLERKADGSVGPVMAAEEIRFSGGGNGRLAMVTQAGSDAGFSWPSALPTPELSGTTATYREVFPGADLMVKTGVEGFSTYLVVKDARAAKDPRVQALSFGLTGSATSPRASGRQTDLVDAKGAARFSIAEPRMWDSTGAVGPVDGKTALTSESPRSRTAPMAMKVANGHLQVSPDTALLTGPDTVFPVVIDPALSVKRENKYWTMVWSNGSEFPNHATELARVGYNGWESPYFTSRVFYAFDTAFLYGKHVRTAVFSHKLVHTPNNDCTASTYGPGVTLGITGAISSSTVWGGPSWTDTISTNAKAHGNASYCSGYDQVDWAAQAEVQKYAGDVSRPTLTFGLKSSSESNRDGWRKFDNDATLNYPLLSVTYGADPNAPGTPTMDNATGSGPSGFWTTDSTPTLRARLTDPDGTAGGQLRGRFEIYYNGSVLLTSGTSTAVNHNSDAVWTIPAGKLVQGTLYTVRVWALDDLGYESGSWSPYIQFRADWTPPATAPTVTAGQAGYTVGQSGSFLFRTPDTDVTSYCYGLNTDTTATCVATSAPTVDQTVTVASMPKFGPSWLTVRTRDAAGNLGPVQRFDFRVDGSAPVGWWRLDGNGTDGSGGARTLAFTGAPAFVDGRWAEFATDPTDKALSVNGTSQHAATTVAGPVGTSGSFSAAAWVRMNPTSNNYPTAVSQVGSTYAAFYLGVQAGKPSLILRSADSLVALQSTLGTEPMPTGQWVHLVGIYSAAEKKARLYVDGAKVGETTVTAPPFAATGALTVGRSLSSGAPSDLWPGAVDEVRVYNGVLDESQVRTIFAESRP, encoded by the coding sequence GTGGGGAGGACGGGCGCTCTGCGCACCGGTCTCACCGTCATCACGATCGTGGCCTGTGGTGCCGCGGTGCTGGGCTCGGCCGGGACGACCGCGGCGGCGCCGTTGGCCGCAGGTCGTGCAGCTTATGCCCCGGTCGCAACGGCCACCGCCGTCACGCCCGAGGCGGCCGCCATGCAGGAAGCCCGTCGCAGCGGCCGGCCCGTGGAGGTCACCGAGCTGACCACCGAGCACCGCAAGGTGCTGGCCGACCCGGCGACAGGTCAGTTCGAGGCCAAGCTGAACGCCTTCCCCGTGCGGACCAAGCGCACCGGCACGTGGAAGGACATCGACCTCACCCTGGAGCGCAAGGCCGACGGGTCGGTGGGTCCGGTGATGGCGGCCGAGGAGATCCGGTTCTCCGGTGGCGGCAACGGCCGGCTCGCGATGGTGACCCAGGCCGGGTCGGACGCCGGCTTCTCCTGGCCTTCTGCCCTGCCCACCCCGGAGCTGTCCGGCACCACCGCGACCTACCGCGAGGTGTTCCCCGGCGCTGACCTCATGGTCAAGACCGGCGTGGAGGGCTTCTCGACCTACCTCGTCGTCAAGGACGCCCGGGCGGCGAAGGACCCCCGCGTCCAGGCGCTCAGCTTCGGCCTGACCGGCAGCGCGACGTCACCGCGGGCGTCCGGTCGGCAGACCGACCTGGTCGACGCGAAGGGTGCGGCGCGGTTCAGCATCGCCGAGCCGAGGATGTGGGACAGCACCGGAGCGGTCGGGCCGGTCGACGGCAAGACCGCCCTCACGAGCGAGTCGCCTCGGTCGCGGACCGCGCCGATGGCGATGAAGGTCGCGAACGGCCACCTGCAGGTGTCCCCCGACACCGCGCTGCTCACGGGTCCGGACACCGTCTTCCCGGTGGTCATCGACCCGGCGCTCTCGGTGAAGCGGGAGAACAAGTACTGGACCATGGTCTGGAGCAACGGCTCGGAGTTCCCGAACCACGCCACCGAGCTGGCGCGGGTCGGCTACAACGGCTGGGAGTCTCCGTACTTCACCTCGAGGGTGTTCTACGCGTTCGACACCGCCTTCCTCTACGGCAAGCACGTGCGGACGGCGGTCTTCTCGCACAAGCTGGTCCACACGCCCAACAACGACTGCACCGCGTCGACCTACGGACCCGGCGTCACGCTCGGCATCACCGGGGCGATCTCCTCGAGCACCGTCTGGGGCGGCCCGTCGTGGACCGACACCATCTCGACCAACGCCAAGGCCCACGGCAACGCGAGCTACTGCAGCGGCTACGACCAGGTGGACTGGGCAGCTCAGGCCGAGGTGCAGAAGTACGCGGGTGACGTGAGCCGCCCGACCCTGACCTTCGGCCTCAAGTCGAGCAGCGAGTCGAACCGTGACGGATGGCGCAAGTTCGACAACGACGCCACCCTCAACTACCCCCTGCTGTCGGTCACCTACGGTGCCGACCCCAACGCGCCGGGGACGCCGACCATGGACAACGCGACGGGCAGCGGCCCGAGCGGGTTCTGGACGACGGACTCCACGCCCACCCTGAGGGCTCGCCTCACCGACCCCGATGGCACGGCCGGTGGGCAGCTGCGCGGGCGGTTCGAGATCTACTACAACGGCTCGGTCCTGCTCACCTCGGGGACGTCCACCGCCGTCAACCACAACAGCGACGCCGTCTGGACGATCCCGGCGGGCAAGCTGGTCCAGGGCACGCTCTACACGGTGCGGGTCTGGGCCCTCGACGACCTGGGCTACGAGTCAGGCTCGTGGTCCCCCTACATCCAGTTCCGGGCCGACTGGACGCCACCGGCGACCGCGCCCACCGTCACTGCGGGTCAGGCCGGCTACACGGTGGGTCAGTCAGGCTCGTTCCTGTTCCGCACCCCGGACACCGACGTCACGTCGTACTGCTACGGCCTCAACACCGACACCACCGCCACCTGCGTGGCGACCAGCGCCCCGACCGTCGACCAGACCGTGACCGTCGCCTCGATGCCGAAGTTCGGCCCGAGCTGGCTGACCGTCAGGACCCGCGACGCCGCGGGCAACCTGGGGCCGGTGCAGCGGTTCGACTTCCGCGTGGATGGCAGCGCGCCGGTCGGCTGGTGGCGGTTGGACGGCAACGGCACCGACGGGTCCGGGGGCGCTCGCACCCTCGCGTTCACAGGGGCGCCGGCCTTCGTCGACGGACGCTGGGCCGAGTTCGCCACCGACCCGACCGACAAGGCGCTGTCGGTGAACGGCACCTCGCAGCACGCCGCCACCACGGTGGCCGGACCGGTCGGCACGAGTGGCAGCTTCTCTGCGGCGGCCTGGGTGCGGATGAACCCGACGAGCAACAACTACCCCACCGCCGTGTCGCAGGTCGGATCGACGTATGCCGCGTTCTACCTCGGTGTGCAGGCCGGGAAGCCCTCGCTGATCCTGCGGTCCGCGGACTCACTGGTGGCCCTGCAGTCGACCCTCGGCACGGAACCCATGCCGACCGGCCAGTGGGTGCACCTCGTCGGGATCTACAGCGCGGCCGAGAAGAAGGCCCGCCTCTACGTCGACGGCGCGAAGGTCGGGGAGACGACGGTGACGGCGCCGCCGTTCGCGGCCACGGGAGCGCTGACGGTGGGTCGCAGCCTCTCCAGCGGAGCACCGTCCGACCTGTGGCCCGGTGCGGTCGACGAGGTGCGGGTCTACAACGGCGTCCTCGACGAGTCACAGGTGCGCACGATCTTCGCCGAGTCCCGGCCCTAG